A single Penaeus vannamei isolate JL-2024 chromosome 22, ASM4276789v1, whole genome shotgun sequence DNA region contains:
- the LOC113830096 gene encoding terpene synthase, whose protein sequence is MESNGNNSGFNMESLCSASGDKKQDQILLQPFTYVLQVPGKMIRGKLAQAFNYWMRIPEDKLMVISEVIHMLHNASLLIDDIEDNSVLRRGIPVAHSIYGVASTINSANYVYFLGLEKVLALNHPKATTVFCEQLLELHRGQGMEIYWRDSFTCPSEEEYRQMTIRKTGGLFGLAIRLMQLFSQVQDDFSRITGILGLYFQIRDDYANLCMKEYSDSKSYCEDLTEGKFSFPVIHAIKTHPDDQQVINIIRQRPKDLEVKRYCVSLLEKFGSLEHTKETMKKLEAEAREEIVRLGGNPHLERVLDELRNWESL, encoded by the exons ATGGAGAGCAACGGTAACAACTCCGGTTTCAACATGGAGTCCTTATGTAGTGCTAGCGGGGACAAGAAACAAGACCAA ATCCTTTTGCAACCCTTTACCTATGTCCTCCAAGTCCCAGGGAAGATGATCAGAGGGAAGTTAGCCCAAGCCTTCAATTACTGGATGAGAATACCTGAGGATAAGCTAATGGTCATATCTGAGGTTATCCACATGTTGCATAATGCTAGCCTTTT AATAGATGACATAGAGGACAATAGTGTTTTACGAAGAGGTATTCCTGTGGCACATAGTATATACGGAGTTGCGTCAACCATCAACTCGGctaattatgtttattttcttggcCTAGAGAAAGTTCTGGCCCTGAATCATCCAAAG GCGACTACAGTGTTTTGTGAGCAGCTGTTGGAGCTCCATCGAGGGCAGGGAATGGAGATCTATTGGAGGGATTCATTTACTTGTCCATCGGAGGAAGAATACAGACAAATGACCATACGAA aaacggGTGGATTATTTGGCTTAGCTATTCGATTAATGCAACTTTTCAGTCAAGTCCAAGATGACTTTTCAAGAATCACAGGAATTTTGGGACTGTACTTTCAGATTCGTGATGACTATGCAAATCTTTGCATGAAAGAG TACAGTGACAGTAAGAGTTACTGTGAGGATTTGACAGAAGGCAAATTCAGTTTTCCAGTCATCCATGCCATTAAAACCCACCCTGATGACCAGCAAGTTATTA ACATCATCCGCCAGAGACCCAAAGACCTGGAGGTGAAACGATATTGCGTGTCCCTTCTAGAGAAGTTTGGTTCCCTCGAGCACACCAAAGAAACCATGAAAAAACTGGAGGCTGAAGCACGAGAGGAGATTGTCAGGCTAGGGGGCAACCCCCACTTGGAGAGAGTGCTGGATGAACTCCGGAATTGGGAGAGCCTTTAA